Genomic window (Thiosulfatimonas sediminis):
TCGCGGCTTTGCGGTGGTCGCCGGCGAAGTGCGCGCCTTAGCACAAAAATCAGCGGATGCAGCGCGCGAAATCAATCAACTGATTGGCGACAGCATTAATGTCATCAATCGCGGAACACAGCTCGCCGGAGAATCGGAAAGCGTCCTCGCACAGATGAATGACTCGATCGACAAGGTAACGCAAATGATTGCCGAGATCGCCAATTCATCCGCCGAGCAATCGCGTGGTGTCAACGAAGTCAATCAAGCCTTGCAGTTAATTGACCAAGTCACCCAGAACAACGCGGCTCTAGTGGAAGAGACATCCGCCGCCGCACAAAGCATGCAAGACCAAGCCGATGAGCTGGAACAACAGATGCAATTCTTTAAAACCCGTAACCAAAAACGATTGAACTAAAATTGAACTAAAGGATAACAAAAGCATCGCCAGCTCAAAAAACGCCAAAGCCCGGTCTGTATAACCGGGCTTTTTGATTGGCTAACGCGAATTAACTTTGAAAAGAAAACTTAGCTTGCCGAAGTCGATACCGCACTGGTATTGATATCACCGTTCACACCATCTGGGAAGAAACCTCCCGAACTGACCGAATTCGGATTGAGGTACACCACATTCAACACTTGGCCCGGCGAACGCGAATAGGCCAAGCCATTGCTATCGAGTGGAACAATGTTCGATGCATCATAATCCATACCGTTCAAACTCACCGTGGTATCGCTGATACCTTGGTCGATATCGCTGGCGCCATCCAAGCTATCACGTGCATCGGAAATCGCATCGGCCTGAGTATTAAAGCCGGCCGAAGTCAAAATACTACGAATCAAACCGGCATGGTAAGCTTCGGCTGCCAATAAGCCGGCCGCGGCCTCCAAGAAGACCTTGTTCTGCACAAAAGGCGAAGCACCTTTATAAGCCGTGACACCGACATCTTCAAAGATATAAGCCGCTAGTAAGAAGTTATTTTCATTGGCAAATGGATCAAAGGTTTCGGTAGAACCGATTAATCCGGCCGCTTGCGCTGCGGCAGTAAAACTATCGGTAAAATTAATTGCCGGACGCGCCACGGCGCTTGAGCCTAAGGCCGCACGTAAAAAATCGACGTGGTCACGCTCGTCACCGGCAATTTCGGCGGCATAGCGAGCAATCGCCGGCGTAGCGAAAGTCACCTGTGAACCACCGGTGACCATCCCTTGTGCGCCCAAACCAGTAATTTGACCGTCATTAAGACCGCTGCCGGTGACCGCACGCAGATAAAATTCCGCCTCTAAATATTCAAGGTTTAAGGCAAAGTTCAAAACTTGGTCATCAGTTGGGCCGGTTGCCGCAATCGCATCATTGCCTGAATTACAACCGCTCAACATGGCTGTACCGAAAAGACCGGCACCTGCTGCCGTTAAGCCCCGCAGAAAATTACGACGATTAGCCTGATATTTGCTGAATTTATTGTGTAAGTCTTGGTCTAAGTCAATTCCCGCACCTAGCCCGTATTTATTAAGATCCTGCTGACTCATATTATTCTTCTCCAATCTTTTTTTAAGAGGTTTTATGGATAAGTGACAAAGGACATCCAACCGCCTAAAAATCTTTTTGGCGGGTTAGAAATCACTGAAAGTTAGCAAGCTTGCAATAGGGATTACGTTACCGAAAAAAAATTGGATGCAGAGAGTGACAAAAATTTACTCAAGTCAGTCATAAATCTCACGCAAGAGCGGGAAACAAACCTTTTAAGCCATTGGCGATAAATTCAATCGCGATGGCCGCCAGCAGCAGTCCCATAATGCGGGTGATGATGTTGATGCCCAGTTGATCAATCCGTTGTGATAACCAAGGCGTCAAGCGAAAAACAATCCAAATCAGCATCGCAAGGAGCATTATGGCAATCGCCAGATAACCGTAATGAGCAACCGTATCGCTGCGGTGCGCTTCAATGATGACAGCGGAAATCGCCCCCGGTCCTGCCAATAAAGGCATGGCTAAGGGCACCACCGCAATCGAATCGTTCTGTTCGGCATCGTAGTTCTCTTCTTTGGTGCGTACCTGTCTTTCGCCTTTGGTGTGCATCATCGAAATGGCCATTAATAAAATCAAGATGCCGCCGCCGACGCGGAAGGAGTTGATGGAAATGCCGAAGAAATCCAGAATCGTTTCGCCAAAAAACAGGCTGATGAGCAAAATCGTGGCGACGGAAATCACAGTGATATGAGCGATTTTATAACGTTCTTGCCGTGGCAAATCAGACGTCATCGCCAAAAAGATGGGAATGGCGCCAATCGGATTGACCACCGCAATCAAGCCAATCAGAAACTTGGTGTATTCAGTAAAATCCATTGCCACTCCTAACCATTTTTAAATGTCGCTTAAACCGATAAAACTACTTACCAATACAAAATGAACTGAAAATTCGTCCCAGTAAATCATCCGAGGTAAAACGGCCGGTAATTTGTGACAAGGCATCTTGCGCCATGCGTAAATCTTCAGCAAGCAGTTCTCCCGCCGCATAGATTTCTAATTGTTGCTGTCCTTTTAAAGCGAAATCCAACGCACTTTGCAACGCATCTAAATGGCGTTTACGCGCCATAAAAACGCCCTCTTGAGTCTGCGCAAATCCCATTTCGGTTTTCAGATGAACGCGCAACAAATCCAAACCTTGGCGATGTTTTGCCGATAACCAAATCACCGCTCGTCCGGTCTGCGCTTCGGTTTCAATCATCGGCTCGTGGCCAATCAAATCAATTTTATTGCGTACCAGAGTTACTGGAATCGCGTGTGGCAGCTTGTCCAGAATCGCTTGGTCCTCAGGATGAATCGCTTCACCGGCTTGCAGCATGACTAACACACGGTCGGCGTTGTCAAGAGCTGCCCAAGCGCGCTCTATACCGATTTGCTCGACTTGATCGGTCGCCTCGCGCACACCAGCGGTGTCTAAAATGTGCAACGGCATGCCGTCAATATTGATTTCTTCTTTCACTATATCGCGCGTGGTACCGGCAATATCGGTAACAATCGCAGTCTCTTTGCCAGATAAAGCATTTAACAAGCTCGACTTACCTGCATTCGGGCGACCGAGAATCACCACCGACATCCCTTCGCGCAACAAAACGCCCTGCTGAGCAGAAGCAAAAACTTGGTGTAAGCGGTCAAGAATATGCTGTAACTGACCACC
Coding sequences:
- a CDS encoding YchE family NAAT transporter, which produces MDFTEYTKFLIGLIAVVNPIGAIPIFLAMTSDLPRQERYKIAHITVISVATILLISLFFGETILDFFGISINSFRVGGGILILLMAISMMHTKGERQVRTKEENYDAEQNDSIAVVPLAMPLLAGPGAISAVIIEAHRSDTVAHYGYLAIAIMLLAMLIWIVFRLTPWLSQRIDQLGINIITRIMGLLLAAIAIEFIANGLKGLFPALA
- a CDS encoding ferritin-like domain-containing protein, whose translation is MSQQDLNKYGLGAGIDLDQDLHNKFSKYQANRRNFLRGLTAAGAGLFGTAMLSGCNSGNDAIAATGPTDDQVLNFALNLEYLEAEFYLRAVTGSGLNDGQITGLGAQGMVTGGSQVTFATPAIARYAAEIAGDERDHVDFLRAALGSSAVARPAINFTDSFTAAAQAAGLIGSTETFDPFANENNFLLAAYIFEDVGVTAYKGASPFVQNKVFLEAAAGLLAAEAYHAGLIRSILTSAGFNTQADAISDARDSLDGASDIDQGISDTTVSLNGMDYDASNIVPLDSNGLAYSRSPGQVLNVVYLNPNSVSSGGFFPDGVNGDINTSAVSTSAS
- the mnmE gene encoding tRNA uridine-5-carboxymethylaminomethyl(34) synthesis GTPase MnmE, with protein sequence MEFENIDTIAALATAPGRGGVGIVRVSGKQAAAIAEAILGKIPKPRYAHYGAFYGEQGEILDRGIALYFPNPHSFTGEDVLELQGHGGPIVLQWLLERVVHLGARLAEPGEFSKQAFLNDKLDLAQAEAIADLIEASSAQAAKSALRSLQGDFSREINALVEEMIQLRLYVEAAIDFPEEEIDFLSDGKVGGQLQHILDRLHQVFASAQQGVLLREGMSVVILGRPNAGKSSLLNALSGKETAIVTDIAGTTRDIVKEEINIDGMPLHILDTAGVREATDQVEQIGIERAWAALDNADRVLVMLQAGEAIHPEDQAILDKLPHAIPVTLVRNKIDLIGHEPMIETEAQTGRAVIWLSAKHRQGLDLLRVHLKTEMGFAQTQEGVFMARKRHLDALQSALDFALKGQQQLEIYAAGELLAEDLRMAQDALSQITGRFTSDDLLGRIFSSFCIGK